The sequence ttccgaaaaagtatttgGTGcgtaggacagaatgtgtgtaacgcggtgtaagAATCTaaatggtggttaaattttaaagaccgatgttgaatgtaaaccatacctaaacgtccagatttttctatatttcatttgacattttccaatttcagactaactcaatttgattcatggaaagatacataatcgagcaaagcgttaaagttattcaggcttattatgaaaacgggcgttcaaatcaaaatgcatatcacgCACCTCGtgattcagtgatgaggcacattttcacctcagtggattcgtcaataagcagaattgccgcatttgggcgaatgaaaatccaagagtgattgccgaaaaaccaatgcacccacaaagagtgaccgTTTGGGGCGGTTTATacgccgtattttttccaaaatggggccggtcaggcagttactgtgaatagtgttcgctatggtgagatgataacgaactttttatggcccgaattggaaggtatggatgtggacgatatgtggtttcaacaggacggcgccACTTGTctcacagctaacgaaacaatgggtcttttgcgcgaaaaatttgatgggcgaataatctcacgccgcgacgatgtcaattggccgccaagatcatgtgattcgaCGCCGTCGGACTTCTttatttggggttatttgaaagaaaaggtgtacgtcgataagccagcaacaattcaagacctaaaggatgagataattcggcacattaacagcatagaacctcaattaagcctcagcgtcatcgaaaatttggaccatcggatggaggtgtgccaccgagaccgcggcagccatttggccaatattttgttctatacgtaattgagccataccagtattatcacaataaagagaaatgacaatagtttcctaaaaaaattgtattttattcaaaatcaacaccagccctGCAAACTTAACAcccttttttatattcattggtttaattaataaataaataaataaataacaatgataAGTATTGAAGTTTTGAGCGCTTACAttgcaatttcatttaaaaGTTCACAATCTTTTATTTCTGTTCTCTTACTTTTCCAACAGCCTGTATAAAAGTAATTACATAATAAATCAATTGTGAGTTAACCAATTGTGCAAACATCATGTGAAGTCGAACAGTtgattaaacctttttttttttggttcttgttttttttttttatttgtaattttatgtTAAGATTGAATTTGTTGTGCTATTGTTGGCCCATGCAATAATAAGTGCAGGCAAAAGAAAGAGTTGGCAGCGGAAacgtaagatttaaaaaatatataaagcctTGAAGAACCAAAAAAATGGCAACTATAAAAGGAATTCTTCATTACTGGTAGGAGCAGTACCCGAAAAAGCAGAAAACATGCGTCCAATGAGtttgattttaattgtttttgctgtgCTTATATTTTTTGCCAATACAGAaggtatttcattatttaaaaattttatttaaaataacaaacctgttatttaattaaattaaataattttttttatttatttcaatacttttatgaatttaaaatttttgtttttgttttcagcaCGAAAGCCTGTTTGCCGCTGGGAGCGACGCGCTGTTAAGGTGGGGGACAAAGTTTGCGAACGCCATTGTCGAAGGAGAATTCGCGGATCACCGGTTAGCTGTTACACATCCAAGTCGGCGAGCGAAGTGACGACGTGTTCCTTGGATTGCTGCCGCAGATACAATGGCTGCATTAAGGTATAGGGCCACGAGTTGTGGGTATTGATTGTTTTTGTAGCCTTACACTGCTGTAGGAAGGGGAAAACACTggaaatattgtaattaatgTAAAGCTAAACCAtacctttaaaattttaaatgaaagtaaGGAAATAtgaacaataaatattaaaaaaaaaaattttaataaaagtaaaaaatatgagcaataaatgtttttaaaaggttttaaatgaaagtaaagaaatatgaataataaatggttttaaaattaaaaaaaaaaataattaaaaaaaagaaaaaaatgaacaataaaatttttgtttctacaTCATTGCGTGACAATAAATCCACATACATATCTGCATTTCTCATTCGATCAATTTCcacttttccatataaaaatcaGCGAAGTGGCTTCAGTGTCAGCTAGTCGCTTCAAGGCATACGCCGCATACTTACCGCCAATATGTGGAAAATGTCGAAATATTTTCTCATTGCCGTAATTTTAGCCATATTCTACGTCGCTGGCATTCAAGGTAACTTCTTTCATACCTACATAAAAACGCATTAATTAAgagaataatttataaatttcctccatttattttttagcgCAAACACCAAATTGCACACCTAGAATTGTCTCGCTACGCCGAGGCCAACGCGTTTGCCAAAGGAATTGTCCACCGAGAGTGCCTCCATATCTTTGCGTAACAGCTACTAAAGACATTCGTATACCCGTCTGTCCATCTGGTTGCTGTCGAGCTGGTAATATATGCGTCCCTATTAAAAGGCCAGgataatttttatgataatgaaaaatgattttgaatattCCAAATAATAAAGCATTTTgctaacaataaaaattttaagttattttcttAAACAAACTGAGTAATGGGGCTTTCCATGCATTTGGCTCGCACGCGCCCATCTTGGTCTAGCTGCATTTGTGGTGGATGGGGTGAGAATACTTAAGTAGACTTGAAATTTATTCAGGGAGTACTACACGATTTAGCAACGCGTTGCAATTGATCAAATTTATTGTGAAAACCTGTGTTCGGTTTGCCAAATATTTGGGAAGAAAATCTTTTTAAGTggcttcttaaaaaaaaacaaaagttactGGATTTAAGTtatgttaggttatggtggtttttgctctgtacgaccaactcacgTAGACCTTACACGctcgttgtgataccattgtgcgacacgggaatctcatttatttttcttcgtgaaACCAGTTTTTGGCTCGAGGGTTAGTGCCATCCCCTTGCCGGACAGTTCCGTAAGTGAGTTGAAAAGTactgggttttccaataagaggtgttctACCCGTAAAAGTTCAATgggttcgttgcttgtgtggcacgtagcgccgttttgttgaaaataaacgttgtccagatcaagaccatccaatttcggacataaaaatcgttaatcatctctcgatagcgcaatccattcgccgtaactgttgctccaacttcattttcgaaaaagtaatgtccaatgactccgccggaccataaaccgcaccaaacagtcacgcattgaggatagagaggcttttcaataataactcttggattttctgagcctcagatccgacaattttatttgttgtcgAAGcaaccgaggtggaaatgggcctcatcactcaagatgatttttcgatggaattccggatcattttcatgcatttcaacgatccaatcagcaaagacactacgttgttgatgattggccggcttgagtttttgtgttaactggactttataagccttaagacctaaatctttatgcaaaatacggtgtaatgtcGTTTGTCACATCattaacttgtcccaacagctcgaattttttcagcaatttc comes from Anastrepha ludens isolate Willacy chromosome 3, idAnaLude1.1, whole genome shotgun sequence and encodes:
- the LOC128856261 gene encoding uncharacterized protein LOC128856261, with product MWKMSKYFLIAVILAIFYVAGIQAQTPNCTPRIVSLRRGQRVCQRNCPPRVPPYLCVTATKDIRIPVCPSGCCRAGNICVPIKRPG